A window of Ranitomeya variabilis isolate aRanVar5 chromosome 2, aRanVar5.hap1, whole genome shotgun sequence contains these coding sequences:
- the RAB41 gene encoding ras-related protein Rab-41 isoform X2 has translation MTSTGGGEFGNPLRKFKLVFLGEQSVGKTSLITRFMYDSFDNTYQATIGIDFLSKTMYLEDRTVRLQLWDTAGQERFRSLIPSYIRDSTIAVVVYDITNLNSFQQTSKWIDDVRTERGSDVIIMLVGNKTDLADKRQITTEEGEQRAKELSVMFIETSAKTGYNVKQLFRRVAAALPGMDSTPEKSKEDMIDIKLEKPPEQPVTESGCSC, from the exons ATGACCTCGACCGGCGGCGGAGAGTTTGGAAACCCCCTGAGAAAATTCAAGTTGGTGTTCCTGGGGGAGCAGAGCG TTGGGAAGACCTCGCTCATCACTCGCTTCATGTATGACAGCTTTGACAACACGTACCAG GCTACAATTGGCATAGACTTTCTTTCCAAGACCATGTACCTAGAGGACCGCACG GTGCGGCTGCAGCTCTGGGACACCGCCGGACAGGAGCGTTTCCGCAGTCTGATCCCCAGCTATATACGGGACTCCACAATCGCTGTTGTTGTGTATGATATTACAA ATCTAAACTCCTTCCAACAAACATCCAAATGGATAGATGACGTTCGGACAGAGAGAGGAAGTGATGTAATAATCATGCTGGTGGGGAATAAAACGGATCTGGCTGATAAGAG GCAAATTACCACCGAGGAGGGAGAGCAGAGAGCCAAGGAGCTCAGTGTCATGTTCATCGAAACTAGTGCCAAAACGGGCTACAATGTCAAGCAG CTCTTCCGCCGTGTGGCTGCTGCTTTGCCTGGTATGGACAGCACACCAGAGAAGAGTAAAGAAGACA
- the RAB41 gene encoding ras-related protein Rab-41 isoform X1 yields MTSTGGGEFGNPLRKFKLVFLGEQSVGKTSLITRFMYDSFDNTYQATIGIDFLSKTMYLEDRTQVRLQLWDTAGQERFRSLIPSYIRDSTIAVVVYDITNLNSFQQTSKWIDDVRTERGSDVIIMLVGNKTDLADKRQITTEEGEQRAKELSVMFIETSAKTGYNVKQLFRRVAAALPGMDSTPEKSKEDMIDIKLEKPPEQPVTESGCSC; encoded by the exons ATGACCTCGACCGGCGGCGGAGAGTTTGGAAACCCCCTGAGAAAATTCAAGTTGGTGTTCCTGGGGGAGCAGAGCG TTGGGAAGACCTCGCTCATCACTCGCTTCATGTATGACAGCTTTGACAACACGTACCAG GCTACAATTGGCATAGACTTTCTTTCCAAGACCATGTACCTAGAGGACCGCACG CAGGTGCGGCTGCAGCTCTGGGACACCGCCGGACAGGAGCGTTTCCGCAGTCTGATCCCCAGCTATATACGGGACTCCACAATCGCTGTTGTTGTGTATGATATTACAA ATCTAAACTCCTTCCAACAAACATCCAAATGGATAGATGACGTTCGGACAGAGAGAGGAAGTGATGTAATAATCATGCTGGTGGGGAATAAAACGGATCTGGCTGATAAGAG GCAAATTACCACCGAGGAGGGAGAGCAGAGAGCCAAGGAGCTCAGTGTCATGTTCATCGAAACTAGTGCCAAAACGGGCTACAATGTCAAGCAG CTCTTCCGCCGTGTGGCTGCTGCTTTGCCTGGTATGGACAGCACACCAGAGAAGAGTAAAGAAGACA